The following coding sequences are from one Eucalyptus grandis isolate ANBG69807.140 chromosome 11, ASM1654582v1, whole genome shotgun sequence window:
- the LOC104424396 gene encoding probable methyltransferase PMT15 → MSYLLGIWQHGGRIAPASFSTTTVAAVSCPSSPAKGSSSSSASAGVSLDFESHHRQDDTADAELDDRPRTYAACAGNFSEYTPCEDVQRSLRFDRTRLIYRERHCPDKTEKVKCRVPAPYGYRIPFRWPASRDLAWYANVPHKELTVEKAVQNWIQYQGDRFRFPGGGTMFPHGASAYIDDIGELINLKDGSIRTAIDTGCGVASWGAYLLSRNVLTMSFAPRDTHEAQVQFALERGVPALIGVLASKRLPYPSRAFDMAHCSRCLIPWAESGGTYLMEVDRVLRPGGYWILSGPPIRWRKYWRGWNRTQDDLRSEQNSIERVARSLCWTKLIEKGDISVWQKPTNHLQCKVNRFCPTQDPDTAWYTNMDTCLTQLPEVSGDEEVAGGQVAKWPARLNAVPPRISGGTVPGITAETFQTDAELWKRRVSYYKTVNNQLGQAGRYRNLLDMNAHLGGFAAALVEDPVWVMNVVPVEAPVNTLGVVYERGLIGTYQSWCEAMSTYPRTYDFIHADSLFTLYKDRCDADDILLEMDRILRPEGSVILRDDVDVLVKLKRMLDGMNYDSQIVDHEDGPLVRQKLLFAVKSYWTAPSTSNHRRSSTSS, encoded by the exons ATGTCCTACCTCCTCGGCATCTGGCAGCACGGCGGCCGCATCGCCCCCGCCTCCTTCTCCACCaccaccgtcgccgccgtctCCTGCCCCTCGTCCCCCGCGAAGGGATCGTCCTcgtcctccgcctccgccggcgTCAGCCTCGACTTCGAATCCCACCACCGCCAGGACGACACGGCGGACGCCGAGCTGGACGACCGCCCCAGGACGTACGCGGCGTGCGCGGGCAACTTCAGCGAGTACACGCCCTGCGAGGACGTGCAGAGGTCGCTCCGGTTCGACCGGACGAGGCTGATATACCGGGAGCGGCACTGCCCGGACAAGACCGAGAAGGTGAAGTGCCGGGTGCCGGCGCCCTACGGGTACCGGATACCGttccggtggccggcgagccggGACCTGGCGTGGTACGCCAACGTGCCCCACAAGGAGCTCACGGTGGAGAAGGCGGTCCAGAACTGGATCCAGTACCAGGGCGACCGCTTCCGCTTCCCCGGCGGCGGCACCATGTTCCCCCACGGCGCCTCCGCCTACATCGACGACATCGGCGAGCTCATCAACCTCAAGGACGGGTCGATCCGGACCGCCATCGACACTGGCTGCGGG GTGGCGAGCTGGGGAGCTTATCTCCTGTCCCGGAACGTGCTGACGATGTCGTTCGCGCCGAGGGACACGCACGAAGCTCAGGTGCAGTTCGCCCTCGAGCGAGGAGTGCCAGCCCTGATCGGCGTCCTCGCATCGAAAAGGCTTCCGTATCCGTCTAGGGCGTTCGACATGGCCCATTGCTCTCGATGCCTCATTCCTTGGGCCGAATCCG GTGGAACGTATTTAATGGAAGTGGACAGAGTTCTGAGGCCGGGCGGGTACTGGATCCTGTCTGGTCCGCCGATCCGGTGGAGGAAGTACTGGCGGGGCTGGAATAGGACCCAAGACGACTTGAGGTCCGAGCAGAACTCGATCGAGAGGGTGGCCAGGAGCCTGTGCTGGACCAAGCTCATCGAGAAGGGCGACATCTCCGTCTGGCAAAAGCCGACCAACCACTTGCAATGCAAAGTGAACCGGTTCTGCCCGACCCAAGATCCAGATACAGCATG GTACACCAACATGGACACTTGCTTGACCCAGCTACCGGAAGTCTCCGGTGACGAGGAGGTTGCGGGCGGCCAGGTGGCgaagtggccggcgaggctcaatgCGGTCCCGCCCAGGATCAGCGGGGGAACGGTGCCAGGCATCACGGCGGAGACCTTCCAAACCGATGCGGAGCTCTGGAAGCGGAGGGTCTCGTACTACAAGACGGTGAATAATCAACTGGGGCAGGCCGGGAGGTACCGGAACCTGCTGGACATGAATGCCCACTTGGGCGGCTTCGCGGCGGCGCTTGTGGAGGACCCCGTCTGGGTCATGAACGTGGTCCCCGTGGAAGCGCCGGTCAACACGCTCGGAGTCGTATACGAAAGAGGGCTCATCGGGACTTATCAGAGCTG GTGCGAAGCCATGTCTACTTATCCCAGGACTTACGATTTCATTCATGCCGATTCGTTGTTCACCCTCTACAAGGACAG GTGCGACGCAGACGACATATTGCTGGAGATGGACAGGATCCTGAGGCCGGAAGGGAGCGTGATCCTACGGGACGACGTGGACGTGTTGGTGAAGTTGAAGAGGATGCTCGACGGGATGAACTACGACAGTCAAATCGTCGACCACGAGGATGGGCCCCTTGTGCGGCAGAAGCTCCTCTTCGCCGTCAAGTCCTACTGGACCGCCCCGTCAACTTCCAATCACCGCCGATCCTCCACTTCTTCTTAG
- the LOC104426962 gene encoding protein 108 yields MATVQARLLMMFLVALAAVQAQVGEVQAQQSCPTQMASLNVCAPFVVPGTSRGPSSQCCGALQAVDHDCLCSTLSVANSLPSACHLPPISCD; encoded by the exons ATGGCGACAGTTCAGGCCAGGCTGCTAATGATGTTCCTGGTGGCACTCGCAGCAGTCCAGGCCCAGGTGGGCGAGGTGCAAGCGCAGCAGAGCTGCCCGACCCAGATGGCTAGCCTGAATGTGTGCGCACCGTTCGTGGTGCCTGGGACAAGCAGGGGGCCGAGCTCCCAGTGTTGTGGCGCACTCCAGGCAGTGGACCACGACTGCCTCTGCAGCACTCTTAGCGTTGCCAACAGCCTTCCTTCGGCATGCCACCTCCCTCCCATCTCATGCG ATTGA
- the LOC104430965 gene encoding putative non-specific lipid-transfer protein 14 yields MAMQVSLRTHPLVLCLSIHQSNQAGEFRKFRFAEAVGIEMGGCRVQMLASSLPRLAPMVMMVIASLLLLGAAEAAVDCATVRALVSTCSAFIAYGTPDPYPGTPCCDAMTTLNMVAEPLEDRRAVCSCLMGLINAYSPNATAIATLAGFCGVSLGFSISPNTDCN; encoded by the coding sequence ATGGCCATGCAGGTCTCATTGCGCACCCACCCACTCGTTCTCTGTCTTTCAATCCATCAGTCCAACCAGGCAGGAGAATTCCGTAAGTTCCGTTTCGCTGAGGCAGTTGGGATTGAAATGGGAGGGTGCAGAGTCCAAATGCTGGCGTCGTCGTTGCCGCGACTGGCGccgatggtgatgatggtgatcGCGTCCCTCTTATTGCTTGGGGCAGCTGAAGCCGCCGTGGACTGCGCCACGGTGAGAGCGCTCGTGTCGACGTGCTCCGCGTTCATAGCCTACGGGACGCCGGACCCGTACCCGGGGACGCCGTGCTGCGATGCCATGACCACCCTCAACATGGTGGCGGAGCCCCTGGAGGACCGGCGTGCTGTGTGCTCGTGCCTCATGGGCCTCATCAACGCCTACAGCCCGAACGCCACTGCGATCGCTACCCTTGCCGGGTTCTGCGGGGTCTCTCTCGGGTTCAGCATCAGCCCGAACACCGACTGCAACTAG